A single window of Acidimicrobiia bacterium DNA harbors:
- a CDS encoding NADH-quinone oxidoreductase subunit M, which yields MTFQILDALIMTPVAAALIVALVPNRRSELHLPLGIALSMIPLALAGWLFFAFEKGVAGYQFVHESPWYEPWGMSWHVGVDGISLALIALTALLVPISLAASTAITDRTKLFVVFMLILEAGLIGVFVALDLILFFLFFEVVLVPMYFIIGVWGGERRIYAAYKFFIYTALGSALMLAGIIALAFFHRDQAGALSFGYEQLLNLELTDTAQLWLFGAFGLAFAIKVPIFPLHTWLPDAHVEAPTAGSVMLAGVLLKLGTYGFIRFNLGLFPDATIELIPVMATLAVIGIIYGAYVAIVQPDLKKLVAYSSVSHLGFIVLGTFALTQAAVEGAVIQMVNHGITTGVLFLMVGMLYERRHTKKIADFGGIWQVAPWFSGVFLFTAFASIGLPGLNGFVGEFMVLMGSYATLPVAAIFGAFGVVLAAIYLLWAYERVFTGPITNEENRNVADLNAREVSLLAPLVALMLVIGLYPNIILDRLTPSVEAVLDRIEVTTTYEVPEPGPLSEVLGGGHGD from the coding sequence ATGACTTTCCAGATTCTCGACGCCTTGATCATGACCCCTGTCGCGGCAGCGTTGATCGTCGCTCTGGTGCCCAATCGGCGTTCGGAACTGCACCTGCCGCTCGGAATAGCGTTGTCGATGATCCCGCTCGCTCTGGCCGGCTGGCTGTTCTTTGCCTTCGAGAAGGGGGTCGCCGGCTACCAGTTCGTCCACGAATCTCCCTGGTATGAGCCGTGGGGAATGTCGTGGCACGTCGGTGTCGACGGAATCTCGCTGGCCCTGATCGCACTGACGGCTCTACTGGTGCCCATCTCGCTGGCTGCTTCCACCGCGATCACCGACCGGACCAAGTTGTTCGTGGTGTTCATGTTGATACTCGAGGCCGGCTTGATCGGCGTGTTCGTCGCGCTCGACCTGATCCTGTTCTTCCTCTTCTTCGAGGTCGTTCTGGTGCCGATGTATTTCATCATCGGGGTGTGGGGTGGCGAGCGGCGGATCTACGCGGCCTACAAGTTCTTCATCTACACGGCCCTGGGGTCGGCGCTGATGTTGGCCGGGATCATTGCCCTGGCGTTCTTCCACCGGGACCAGGCCGGCGCGCTCAGCTTCGGTTATGAGCAGCTTCTCAACCTGGAACTGACCGACACCGCCCAGCTGTGGCTGTTCGGGGCTTTCGGCCTGGCGTTCGCAATCAAGGTGCCGATCTTTCCGCTCCACACGTGGCTCCCGGACGCCCACGTCGAGGCTCCCACGGCCGGTTCGGTGATGCTGGCCGGCGTCTTGTTGAAACTCGGAACCTACGGTTTCATCCGGTTCAATCTCGGCCTGTTCCCCGACGCCACGATCGAGCTCATCCCGGTCATGGCCACCCTGGCGGTGATCGGCATCATCTACGGAGCCTACGTAGCCATCGTTCAACCGGACCTGAAGAAGCTGGTGGCGTACTCCTCAGTCAGCCACCTCGGTTTCATAGTCCTCGGTACCTTTGCCCTGACCCAGGCGGCCGTTGAGGGAGCCGTCATTCAGATGGTGAATCACGGCATCACGACCGGCGTCTTGTTCCTCATGGTCGGCATGCTCTATGAGCGCCGCCACACGAAGAAGATCGCCGACTTCGGTGGGATCTGGCAGGTGGCCCCCTGGTTCTCCGGCGTGTTCCTGTTCACCGCATTCGCGTCGATTGGCTTGCCCGGCTTGAACGGCTTCGTCGGTGAGTTCATGGTGCTCATGGGCAGCTACGCAACGCTTCCGGTCGCGGCCATCTTCGGTGCATTCGGTGTGGTTCTCGCCGCCATCTATCTGCTGTGGGCCTACGAGCGGGTGTTCACCGGACCGATTACAAATGAAGAGAACCGCAATGTGGCGGATCTGAACGCTCGCGAGGTGTCGCTGCTTGCGCCGCTCGTGGCGCTGATGCTCGTGATCGGGCTCTATCCGAACATAATCCTCGACCGGCTGACCCCGTCGGTCGAAGCGGTCCTCGACCGGATCGAAGTCACGACCACATACGAAGTTCCGGAGCCCGGACCGTTGTCCGAGGTGTTGGGAGGAGGCCACGGTGACTGA
- the nuoL gene encoding NADH-quinone oxidoreductase subunit L yields MTDFIWLVVALPAAGAVFLHFLGKRVGEPASGWIASLLMSGAFVYALLAAVPFFQGTGHPESVVLWSWMPSIGAEFAIRWDPLSSLMTLVVTGVGTLIHFYAIGYMHGDSRFSRFFTYMNLFATGMLTLVLADNFAMLFLGWEAVGLCSYLLISFWYTKPSAAAAGKKAFIVNRIGDFGFMIALMIILTQFGTLSFDVLEDPHLGLSTGLATAVGLLMLVGAAGKSAQIPLYVWLPDAMEGPTPVSALIHAATMVTAGVYLVARNAAIYEMAPVAATTVATVGALTALWAATIAIAQKDIKAVLAYSTVSQLGYMFIGVGSTAYVAGMFHFMTHAFFKALLFLGAGSVIHAMSDEQNMDKMGGLAKHMPVTAATMGIATLAIAGVPPLAGFWSKDEILGAAFNQGGWMVVLWAIGLVTAGITAFYMTRQFVMVFLGKPRWDEGVHPHESPRTMTVPLVALAGLTVLGGFVNTPFRTGLEHYLEPSFETVEGAIHMAHPADGSTAWVLAGVAVLAGLIGIYLAYRLYAGPEDRRARVLGRLARPIFAWENAYWVDRFYGKTIVLPGKSVANWAAFKFDLGFIDGIVNGVAGAVKRLGAAVRPLQTGFVRNYGAMLAAGSVGLLIWFLSRGGL; encoded by the coding sequence ATGACCGATTTCATCTGGCTCGTAGTTGCGCTGCCGGCCGCCGGAGCGGTCTTCCTGCATTTCCTCGGCAAGCGGGTCGGCGAGCCCGCCTCAGGATGGATCGCATCCCTGCTCATGTCGGGGGCGTTCGTCTATGCGTTGCTGGCCGCGGTTCCCTTCTTCCAGGGGACCGGTCATCCGGAGTCCGTCGTGCTTTGGTCGTGGATGCCGTCGATCGGTGCCGAGTTCGCCATCAGGTGGGATCCGCTCTCGTCCCTGATGACCCTGGTGGTCACCGGCGTCGGGACGCTCATCCACTTCTATGCGATCGGCTACATGCACGGCGATTCGAGGTTCTCCCGGTTCTTCACCTACATGAACCTGTTCGCGACGGGCATGCTGACGCTGGTGCTGGCGGACAACTTCGCCATGCTGTTCCTCGGTTGGGAAGCGGTCGGACTCTGTTCGTACCTGCTGATCTCGTTCTGGTACACGAAGCCGTCGGCGGCCGCCGCCGGCAAGAAGGCCTTCATCGTCAATCGCATCGGTGACTTCGGGTTCATGATCGCCCTGATGATCATCCTCACTCAGTTCGGGACGCTGTCGTTCGACGTTCTCGAGGATCCGCATCTCGGGTTGAGCACGGGCCTCGCCACCGCGGTCGGTCTCCTGATGCTGGTCGGTGCCGCCGGAAAATCGGCGCAGATTCCCCTGTATGTGTGGCTTCCCGATGCGATGGAAGGCCCGACTCCTGTTTCTGCTCTGATCCACGCCGCGACGATGGTCACCGCCGGTGTCTATCTGGTGGCCCGCAACGCGGCGATCTACGAGATGGCCCCGGTAGCCGCCACAACCGTGGCCACCGTCGGCGCCCTGACAGCCCTGTGGGCCGCAACGATCGCGATAGCGCAGAAAGACATCAAGGCCGTCCTGGCTTATTCGACGGTGTCGCAACTCGGCTACATGTTCATCGGTGTCGGCAGTACCGCCTACGTGGCCGGGATGTTTCACTTCATGACCCATGCCTTCTTCAAGGCACTGCTCTTCCTCGGAGCCGGATCGGTCATCCATGCCATGTCGGACGAACAGAACATGGACAAGATGGGTGGCCTCGCCAAGCACATGCCGGTGACTGCGGCAACCATGGGGATCGCCACGCTCGCCATCGCCGGAGTCCCTCCGTTGGCCGGGTTCTGGTCCAAGGACGAGATTCTCGGAGCCGCCTTCAATCAGGGCGGCTGGATGGTGGTCCTCTGGGCCATCGGTCTCGTGACCGCCGGGATCACGGCCTTCTACATGACCAGGCAGTTCGTGATGGTGTTCCTCGGCAAGCCGCGATGGGACGAGGGTGTCCATCCACACGAGTCGCCCAGGACGATGACGGTGCCTCTCGTGGCGCTGGCGGGTTTGACCGTTCTGGGCGGGTTCGTCAACACTCCTTTCAGAACCGGTCTGGAGCACTATCTGGAGCCGAGCTTCGAGACGGTCGAAGGCGCGATCCACATGGCCCACCCGGCCGACGGATCCACCGCCTGGGTTCTCGCCGGCGTGGCCGTCCTCGCCGGCCTGATCGGCATCTACCTCGCCTACCGGTTGTATGCGGGTCCGGAAGATCGCCGTGCCCGGGTGCTGGGCCGTTTGGCCCGACCCATCTTCGCCTGGGAGAACGCCTACTGGGTTGACAGGTTCTACGGCAAGACGATCGTGCTGCCGGGCAAGAGTGTCGCCAACTGGGCCGCATTCAAGTTCGATCTCGGTTTCATAGATGGGATCGTCAACGGAGTCGCCGGAGCGGTGAAGCGGTTGGGGGCGGCGGTACGCCCGCTTCAAACCGGTTTCGTCCGCAACTACGGTGCGATGCTGGCGGCCGGTTCCGTGGGGTTGCTCATCTGGTTCCTCAGTCGAGGGGGGTTGTGA
- the nuoK gene encoding NADH-quinone oxidoreductase subunit NuoK, which translates to MEVTAGWYMTLAAVLFLIGAGGMLIRRNALMMFMSIELMLNSVNLTFVAAGRELGSLDGQLAVFFVLVVAAAEVVVGLAIIVSVFQSRSSASADELSELRG; encoded by the coding sequence ATGGAAGTCACAGCAGGCTGGTACATGACGCTCGCCGCGGTGTTGTTCTTGATCGGAGCAGGCGGCATGCTGATCCGGCGCAATGCGCTCATGATGTTCATGTCGATCGAGTTGATGCTCAACTCGGTCAACCTCACCTTCGTCGCAGCCGGAAGGGAACTCGGATCTCTCGACGGTCAGTTGGCGGTCTTCTTCGTTCTGGTCGTGGCCGCCGCCGAGGTCGTTGTGGGCTTGGCGATCATCGTCTCGGTCTTCCAGAGCAGATCGAGCGCCTCGGCAGACGAACTCTCGGAGCTGAGAGGATGA
- a CDS encoding NADH-quinone oxidoreductase subunit J has product MIELVLFVIVAAVAIFGALTVVFARNPVYGAMGLMMTLFSLAVFYVVHLAHLVAAVQVIVYAGAVMTLFLFVIMMIGVDREEDISGKLPMQRQVVGALGLVVVLVAGVAAVGGRFDWVRPAASTVEANGTVQEVGKLLFTEWILPFEATSLLLIIAAAGAIALAYFGPRRRDREDA; this is encoded by the coding sequence ATGATCGAGCTCGTCCTCTTCGTCATTGTGGCGGCTGTTGCCATCTTCGGAGCTCTCACGGTGGTTTTCGCCAGGAACCCGGTCTACGGCGCAATGGGGCTGATGATGACCCTGTTCTCGCTGGCGGTGTTCTACGTCGTCCACCTTGCGCATCTCGTGGCCGCGGTTCAGGTGATCGTCTACGCGGGTGCTGTGATGACTCTGTTCCTGTTCGTCATCATGATGATCGGCGTCGACAGAGAAGAAGACATCTCGGGGAAACTGCCGATGCAGCGGCAGGTCGTGGGAGCGCTCGGACTGGTGGTGGTGCTGGTGGCCGGCGTCGCCGCGGTGGGCGGTCGCTTCGACTGGGTGCGACCGGCTGCTTCGACCGTCGAGGCCAACGGAACGGTGCAGGAGGTTGGCAAACTCCTGTTCACGGAATGGATCTTGCCGTTCGAGGCGACGTCGCTGTTGCTGATAATCGCCGCGGCAGGAGCGATAGCCCTCGCCTACTTCGGGCCGCGCCGCCGCGATCGAGAGGATGCGTGA
- the nuoI gene encoding NADH-quinone oxidoreductase subunit NuoI, which translates to MGIVNDFAKGLKVTLRQIWGERVTAEYPKDMREKPQRFHGRHVLNRYPDGMEKCIGCELCAGACPARCIYVRGSDNPVEAPVSPGERFGFVYEINMLRCIFCALCVEACPTEAITMTHLFEMSTTNREDAVYTKRELLVEADGKPNHMFPDDPLADMGELRKADGWMRAVAPGGRAAYEGQTPWSESAGVGVRPAEPAQEPARPLVAALPDFLDVPSETEAGAPEALDAGRSPLQEEEKE; encoded by the coding sequence ATGGGAATTGTGAATGACTTCGCCAAAGGGCTCAAGGTCACCTTGCGTCAGATCTGGGGCGAACGGGTAACCGCCGAGTATCCCAAAGACATGCGGGAGAAACCGCAGCGGTTCCACGGACGGCACGTGCTCAACCGCTACCCCGACGGCATGGAGAAGTGCATCGGTTGCGAGCTGTGCGCCGGCGCATGTCCGGCGCGTTGCATCTACGTGCGCGGTTCCGACAACCCCGTTGAAGCTCCGGTATCACCGGGAGAGCGCTTCGGTTTCGTCTACGAGATCAATATGTTGCGTTGCATCTTCTGTGCGCTGTGCGTAGAGGCGTGCCCGACGGAGGCAATCACGATGACCCATCTCTTCGAGATGTCGACCACCAACCGTGAGGACGCCGTCTATACGAAGAGGGAGTTGCTGGTCGAGGCCGACGGGAAGCCGAACCACATGTTCCCCGACGATCCGCTGGCGGATATGGGCGAGCTTCGAAAGGCAGACGGTTGGATGAGGGCCGTCGCCCCGGGCGGTAGGGCCGCCTACGAGGGCCAAACGCCGTGGAGCGAGTCGGCAGGTGTCGGCGTGCGACCTGCCGAACCTGCCCAGGAGCCGGCCCGCCCGCTCGTGGCCGCTCTCCCGGATTTCCTGGATGTTCCTTCTGAGACGGAAGCCGGCGCACCCGAAGCGTTGGACGCCGGCCGGTCCCCGCTGCAGGAGGAGGAGAAGGAATGA